One region of Thiorhodovibrio frisius genomic DNA includes:
- a CDS encoding TIGR02452 family protein, translating to MSAIAKCLSEVVVGKPTSHKNLTLYPLLADGPEEPGYRLLEAALSDHSARVTEVSESGHVPELKIINEGAQPVLLLDGEELVGAKQNRILNLTVLAPAQKTTIIPVSCVEAGRWHATSAEFSGARRAHFAAGRARKSADVNTSLRQRGSRESNQSAVWRDIETRSRRMGVNSGTNAAAALYESHRQSLDAFRSAFTPQTGQCGALFSLNGRILGLDLFDSPTTLAAVLSTLVESYALDALDAHGETVQPISAPTAADIKAWLDVIAGAEFERFPAVGEGEDWRFDDSHLTGGALVKDDRVIHLCAFRISAAEDSEEALNPAEIDTFSLALATDRALIRRQGHSKRVLQVRLQVPTINETTTPLDLALVLDASHSLSAAHWTEAQHAVRDVLERLGPDDRIALVIFNDVAEILLPLTPISEETRQAVEIALQNHHPGGGANLGEGWLTGCGLVGAESDKARRRHCLVLSAGQPDVGITAPATLAEHARALRNLGVVTSTFGLGDTYLEGLLAQLADAGGGYFQDIADAETIPVTINRHVEELGNLVSDHARLDLSWEGDLKVEPLGPWSATASAHALSLELGDLMKGETRDLLLRLRFPGGPKNTDCPLRMVLRDGDHHLVEEHIHWTWVDSATRHNQAHESEVEHRFAQHLAHQARIDVARSNRDGQLDQACAHLMDVAKQIRKEAGENPQNMALAAALEAETERYRKALPAREIKEQISRSGSLLRGRRQDGARMRINTKPRLHYLPTLDSDERAAQGKALRDTPRAETKKLGESAQAAIDAGHYSDAAGQSVDWSAAIAAAKAAKQSLPPDAALPEAPPPAFATTRVRVINAMTLDAAWRLSMTGARVLALNFANGIQPGGGFLQGNRAQESVLCRSSALIATLEGDPMYAAHAERPQPDSTDWAILSPDVPVFRDDAGRPRERPWPLSILTCAAPYAPTIGQDMSIQLMQSRIRRILAIARAHGYETLVLGAWGCGTFGNDPVPVAAAFHAALREQVGAFDEIVFAVTDWSPERRFLAPFAAEFKAQP from the coding sequence ATGTCCGCCATCGCCAAGTGTTTGTCTGAAGTGGTCGTTGGGAAACCGACCTCGCACAAGAACCTGACGCTCTACCCGCTCTTGGCCGATGGGCCTGAGGAGCCGGGCTATCGCCTCCTCGAGGCAGCCCTGAGCGATCACAGCGCCCGTGTCACCGAGGTGTCCGAGTCGGGGCACGTCCCGGAGTTGAAAATCATCAATGAAGGTGCGCAACCAGTGCTGCTGCTCGATGGTGAGGAGTTGGTGGGTGCCAAGCAGAACCGAATCCTCAACCTCACCGTGCTGGCGCCGGCGCAGAAAACGACCATCATTCCGGTCTCTTGCGTCGAAGCCGGGCGCTGGCACGCGACCAGTGCTGAGTTTTCTGGAGCCAGACGCGCGCATTTCGCCGCCGGACGGGCGCGCAAGAGCGCCGATGTGAACACGTCCTTGCGCCAACGCGGCTCGCGCGAGAGCAACCAGAGTGCAGTCTGGCGCGACATTGAAACGCGCTCAAGACGCATGGGCGTGAACTCAGGAACCAATGCCGCAGCCGCGCTTTACGAAAGCCATCGCCAGTCTCTCGATGCCTTCCGGTCCGCCTTTACACCACAAACGGGTCAATGCGGCGCGCTCTTCAGCCTCAACGGACGCATCCTGGGGCTCGATCTGTTCGATAGTCCGACTACCCTGGCGGCGGTTCTGAGCACCTTAGTTGAGAGCTATGCGCTCGACGCCCTAGATGCGCACGGCGAGACAGTGCAGCCGATATCGGCGCCAACCGCAGCGGACATCAAAGCTTGGCTCGATGTCATCGCCGGTGCAGAGTTCGAGCGGTTTCCCGCGGTGGGGGAGGGCGAGGATTGGCGCTTCGACGATTCGCATCTGACGGGCGGCGCCCTGGTAAAGGATGACCGGGTGATCCATCTCTGTGCCTTCCGGATCAGCGCAGCTGAGGACAGCGAGGAGGCGCTAAACCCTGCTGAGATTGATACCTTCAGCCTGGCGCTGGCAACTGATCGCGCCTTAATCCGCCGACAGGGCCACAGCAAGCGGGTCCTGCAGGTGCGTCTTCAGGTGCCAACCATTAATGAGACGACCACCCCGCTGGATCTGGCCTTGGTGCTCGATGCCTCCCACTCCTTGAGCGCCGCCCATTGGACCGAGGCGCAACACGCCGTGCGGGATGTGCTGGAGCGCTTGGGGCCAGATGACCGCATCGCATTGGTGATCTTCAATGACGTCGCCGAGATCCTTCTGCCGTTGACGCCCATCAGCGAGGAGACGCGCCAAGCCGTTGAGATCGCCCTGCAGAATCATCATCCCGGCGGCGGTGCGAATCTCGGGGAAGGCTGGCTCACCGGCTGCGGCCTGGTAGGTGCCGAGAGCGACAAGGCGCGGCGACGGCACTGCCTGGTGCTGAGCGCCGGTCAGCCCGATGTCGGCATCACCGCACCTGCCACGCTGGCCGAGCATGCGCGCGCTCTGCGGAATCTTGGGGTTGTAACCAGCACCTTCGGCCTCGGCGATACCTACCTTGAGGGCTTATTAGCGCAGTTGGCCGATGCCGGTGGCGGGTATTTTCAGGATATCGCCGACGCCGAAACCATCCCTGTGACCATTAACCGCCATGTCGAAGAACTGGGCAACCTCGTCAGCGACCACGCGCGACTGGACCTGTCCTGGGAGGGCGATCTGAAGGTTGAGCCGCTGGGTCCCTGGTCGGCAACAGCCTCCGCGCATGCGCTGAGCCTGGAGTTGGGCGACCTGATGAAGGGCGAAACACGCGATCTGCTGCTGCGCCTGCGTTTCCCAGGAGGCCCCAAGAATACCGACTGCCCACTGCGGATGGTCTTGCGCGATGGCGATCACCATCTGGTCGAGGAACACATCCACTGGACCTGGGTCGATAGCGCCACACGCCACAACCAAGCGCATGAATCTGAGGTTGAACATCGCTTTGCCCAACACCTGGCCCATCAAGCCCGTATTGATGTCGCGCGCTCAAACCGCGATGGACAACTCGATCAGGCATGCGCGCACCTGATGGATGTCGCCAAGCAAATTCGAAAAGAAGCGGGTGAGAACCCGCAAAACATGGCCCTCGCCGCCGCACTCGAAGCCGAGACTGAACGCTACCGCAAGGCGTTGCCGGCGCGGGAGATCAAGGAGCAGATCAGTCGTTCGGGATCGTTACTGCGAGGACGAAGGCAGGATGGGGCGCGTATGCGAATCAACACGAAACCACGCCTGCACTACCTGCCAACCCTCGACAGCGATGAGCGTGCCGCGCAGGGCAAAGCGTTGCGCGATACGCCGCGCGCCGAAACGAAGAAGCTGGGTGAATCCGCGCAGGCGGCCATCGACGCCGGCCATTACAGCGACGCAGCCGGTCAATCGGTGGATTGGAGTGCTGCTATCGCCGCAGCCAAGGCGGCAAAGCAAAGTCTGCCACCCGATGCCGCACTGCCAGAGGCGCCGCCACCGGCCTTCGCCACCACGCGGGTGCGGGTGATCAACGCCATGACGCTCGACGCCGCCTGGCGCCTGAGCATGACAGGTGCGCGGGTATTAGCGCTCAACTTTGCCAATGGCATCCAGCCCGGGGGTGGATTTCTGCAAGGCAATCGCGCCCAGGAGAGCGTGCTCTGCCGCTCCAGTGCCCTGATCGCGACGCTGGAGGGCGATCCGATGTATGCCGCCCACGCTGAGCGGCCGCAGCCCGACTCAACCGACTGGGCGATCCTATCGCCGGATGTGCCCGTCTTCCGTGACGACGCGGGGCGTCCGCGGGAACGACCATGGCCGCTCAGCATTCTGACCTGCGCCGCGCCTTATGCGCCGACCATTGGTCAAGACATGTCCATCCAACTCATGCAATCCCGCATCCGGCGTATCCTGGCGATTGCCCGGGCCCATGGGTATGAGACCCTGGTCCTCGGGGCCTGGGGCTGCGGAACCTTCGGCAATGATCCCGTTCCTGTCGCCGCCGCCTTCCATGCCGCGCTGCGCGAACAGGTCGGCGCTTTTGACGAGATTGTTTTTGCTGTCACCGACTGGTCGCCAGAGCGACGTTTTCTGGCGCCCTTCGCTGCCGAGTTCAAGGCGCAGCCGTAA
- a CDS encoding MerR family transcriptional regulator: MDDGLDINTLSRDTGINVRTIRYYLAEGLLPPPSGRGPAASYGPGHCDRLRLIRRLQEAHLPLAAIRTQLEALDDAAVAAALTAPTRTEDRAPATASEYVRQVLASGSESGAAPTSSAPSTMPTSPRHQPRSTWERIVLHPDLELHVRRPLARADQRRLDKLLEQAQLIFGAKH; this comes from the coding sequence ATGGACGACGGACTCGACATCAACACCCTCAGTCGGGACACCGGCATCAACGTGCGCACCATCCGCTACTACTTGGCGGAAGGATTGCTGCCGCCCCCTTCAGGGCGCGGTCCGGCGGCGAGTTATGGCCCGGGGCATTGCGACCGGTTGCGCCTGATCCGGCGCTTGCAGGAGGCGCATCTGCCGCTGGCGGCGATCCGCACCCAATTGGAAGCGCTCGATGACGCGGCTGTCGCTGCCGCACTGACGGCACCGACGCGCACCGAAGATCGCGCGCCGGCGACGGCCTCCGAGTATGTGCGCCAGGTCTTGGCGAGTGGGTCGGAGTCTGGGGCCGCACCAACAAGTTCCGCCCCGTCTACCATGCCGACCAGTCCGCGCCACCAGCCGCGTAGCACCTGGGAGCGCATCGTGCTTCACCCGGATCTCGAGCTGCATGTGCGCCGACCGCTGGCGCGCGCCGATCAGCGTCGACTCGACAAACTACTGGAGCAGGCGCAGCTAATCTTCGGTGCCAAGCACTGA
- a CDS encoding DUF3368 domain-containing protein: protein MAIIDEKRGRRIAQSIYGLPVKGTAGLLVDAHRLGLLMDLRDTLLALKGAGYFLSDQVIEAACTAAQGHG from the coding sequence ATGGCGATTATCGACGAAAAGCGTGGTCGTCGGATCGCTCAGTCGATCTACGGATTACCGGTGAAAGGAACGGCCGGTCTCCTGGTCGACGCGCATCGGCTCGGTTTACTGATGGATCTGCGTGATACCTTGCTTGCGCTGAAAGGAGCCGGCTACTTCCTCTCCGATCAGGTGATTGAAGCCGCTTGCACTGCCGCCCAAGGCCATGGATAG
- a CDS encoding rhomboid family protein, with the protein MLLPYVTALRLGKIPWITLTVVVLCTFIYWKQAHNEALINAYTQAYCRDNTDLLRAILLEDYDETAVSGCQEVLPIIHSQPDPEAFFERLLDSPDLLEGVSQATLVDWLKRLYQDFLQSGPPWSLDASLMYDPLGWNPLRVVTSSLAHADWAHLIFNMIFFIAFAPALELLVGGKFRYLAILVATAFAASFAYSITVVLGAEPLPTLGFSGVVMGMIGLSAFLMPKARIKTFYWVGVAFGHFYIPAWILALWFIGWDAWRVLSSADVGNVNVIAHVAGGVAGYLIGFYFLKDQRALNQDDLDEEVWYQRLKRQDGFGGLSSYRKRPETYANEERLLQAKRDYQSFIDRLLRAVRVRKNSEAVLILLEYFELYAKNPEAYEDIFQDMKDYGNCRAVHCAGRLVIFLYLRQGKIAAAFRVLEECLQLSEHFSLGSVDDAAELFRHALACRKPEVAKQIVRNAPGKYGQAHALSLRRMARDAVRAQ; encoded by the coding sequence ATGCTTCTACCTTATGTTACAGCGCTGCGTCTGGGAAAAATCCCCTGGATTACCCTCACTGTCGTGGTTCTCTGTACCTTCATCTACTGGAAGCAAGCGCACAACGAGGCGCTGATCAACGCGTATACGCAGGCGTATTGCAGAGACAATACGGACCTTTTACGCGCCATTCTGTTAGAGGACTACGACGAGACCGCGGTCAGCGGTTGCCAAGAGGTTCTGCCTATCATCCATTCCCAGCCAGATCCCGAGGCGTTTTTCGAGCGCTTGCTGGATTCACCCGATTTGCTGGAGGGCGTCAGCCAGGCGACGCTCGTGGACTGGCTAAAGCGACTGTATCAGGACTTTCTCCAATCCGGACCACCGTGGAGCCTTGATGCGTCCTTGATGTACGACCCCTTGGGTTGGAACCCATTGAGGGTCGTTACTTCCTCTCTTGCACATGCGGACTGGGCTCATCTGATCTTCAACATGATCTTCTTCATCGCCTTCGCGCCGGCGCTGGAACTGCTGGTGGGAGGCAAATTCCGGTACCTCGCCATTTTGGTGGCAACGGCCTTTGCCGCGAGTTTTGCCTATTCGATCACCGTTGTGCTCGGCGCGGAGCCGCTCCCGACGCTCGGCTTCTCCGGCGTGGTAATGGGCATGATCGGCCTATCGGCCTTTCTGATGCCCAAGGCGCGCATCAAGACGTTTTACTGGGTGGGCGTTGCGTTCGGGCACTTCTACATCCCGGCTTGGATACTGGCGCTGTGGTTTATCGGCTGGGATGCCTGGCGTGTGCTTTCATCGGCTGACGTCGGCAATGTCAACGTCATCGCCCATGTTGCCGGTGGAGTTGCCGGCTATCTTATCGGGTTTTACTTCTTAAAAGATCAACGCGCCTTGAACCAAGATGACCTCGACGAGGAGGTGTGGTATCAGCGGTTGAAGCGACAGGACGGGTTCGGCGGGCTCAGTTCTTACCGCAAGCGCCCGGAGACCTATGCCAACGAGGAGCGGTTATTGCAGGCCAAGCGGGATTACCAGTCCTTTATCGACCGCCTGCTGCGTGCCGTGCGGGTGCGGAAAAACAGCGAGGCAGTGCTGATTCTGCTCGAATATTTTGAGCTCTACGCGAAGAACCCCGAGGCCTACGAGGACATCTTTCAGGACATGAAGGATTACGGCAACTGTCGCGCCGTGCACTGCGCCGGACGCTTGGTGATTTTCCTCTACCTGCGTCAGGGCAAGATCGCAGCGGCGTTCCGGGTGCTGGAGGAGTGCTTGCAATTGTCAGAGCATTTCTCACTCGGCAGCGTCGATGATGCCGCCGAGCTATTCCGCCACGCGCTGGCCTGCCGGAAACCCGAGGTTGCCAAGCAGATCGTGCGCAACGCACCTGGCAAATACGGTCAAGCCCATGCGCTGAGCTTGCGCAGGATGGCGCGCGACGCGGTCCGAGCACAGTGA
- a CDS encoding TIGR02452 family protein produces MMDAPIFLPCQDSPERAAHCQQLLNVSRERAAELGRSAVTAMRTGVYPNASGQPVNWRDAVVQACALRRSIPPEASLPSPAPSPFRQTRIEVVNETTLEASRRLVEEGGRVLALNFANGVNPGGGFLSGARAQEEVLCRSSALYATLDGDPMYPIHAARPQPDSTDWAILSPDVPVFRDDAGQALDTPWPLSVLTCAAPYAPKVGQPRAGDLLAQRIQRVLAIARAYEYTALVLGAWGCGAFRHDPARTAQDFRTAIETHPGAFGQIVFAIADWSTERRFLGPFRNVFGPQVLPASQAVGHGNFGCHAELFQNVPDATVAFVRVVSTFYPLTEAQLDRYLDRLQLDKVQLKSGPHAGINENSSLNLTEALIARFAMRWDWSELSQNTRLPWSEEFIERYADRWDWRMLSANTALPWSEELLEQYADKWDWDAISGNTALPWSTSLLDRLEQMSNGQLDWCALSGNTGLPWTVPLLDRFCAHWGFSGYGDGYGWHALSQNPALPWDEALIDRYSRYWLFEEYLFENPSIPWSEALLERYADQWDWDEITSRNPLPWQEGLIERFADRWNWSDLSKEGKLPWSEGLLERYADRWDWSALSGNHSLPWNDGLLERYADHWNWSALSGNLRLPWSEGLLERYADRWDWNALGGNHSLPWNKGLLEGYANRWNWSALSSNRGLTWSRKLLDCYQDRWSWLALSGNSAVPWSDEVLEPYADRWNWKELSGNPGLTWSEALLASYSDRWDWDILSGNATLPWSEILLGRFKEYWNWDILSDNPNLPWSERLLECFADRWNWELMDKHLARLLLGWPESLICKVLDNAPVRNPVDKELDLFGQYRDAAEKGQADAQCKLGHFYLTGQGAAANEACAADWFRKAAEQGDAEAQFQLFDLLADSEAYSWLRKAAKQGHSEAQYRLAENYDLEGTLEAECRSRKGEHEGLLAEGDDIDVLRSLIFNDGREMQWDDSQAVNWYRKAAEQGHAEAQCRLAEMLESGKGVKQNFTEASEWYIRADEQGFEKAKPGRSRMQHIVSCRAAAERGNAEAQFTLGEIYLSEEIVEYDLDVAVYWFCKAADQRHSKAGLKLVEMYESGETADQVVAAAIAWYREAARQGSPDAQFKLAEMCETGIGVERDIDTALLWYQKAAEQRHMDAAFRIGELYESGQGVEPDCSKALSWYRKSARDGHCSAPHKLGQMYENGYGVKQDFQEAVAWYRRGAEQGHCDDQFCLGKMYEDGRGVSQNLAKAFAWYRKAASDGHHGSPAAKYRLGLMYEAGRGVKQDLFQARARFYSAAWRGHQEAEFKLGGMYEAGQGGSQDFEEAAEYYRRAATKGHIKAQVRLAELCASGLCSECDRDY; encoded by the coding sequence ATGATGGATGCACCCATCTTTTTGCCCTGCCAGGATTCACCCGAACGCGCGGCTCATTGCCAACAACTGTTGAATGTCTCGCGCGAGCGGGCGGCGGAACTGGGCCGCAGCGCCGTGACGGCAATGAGGACCGGCGTCTATCCCAACGCTTCGGGCCAACCGGTCAACTGGCGCGACGCCGTGGTGCAAGCCTGCGCCCTCAGGCGCAGTATCCCGCCCGAGGCCAGCTTGCCATCGCCCGCGCCCAGCCCATTCCGGCAGACCCGGATTGAAGTCGTCAACGAGACCACGCTGGAGGCTTCGCGGCGGCTGGTGGAGGAGGGTGGACGGGTGCTGGCACTGAATTTTGCCAACGGCGTCAATCCCGGCGGTGGGTTTCTGTCTGGTGCACGAGCGCAAGAGGAGGTCTTGTGCCGCTCGAGCGCGCTCTACGCAACCTTGGACGGTGATCCGATGTATCCCATCCATGCCGCGCGGCCACAGCCGGACTCCACCGATTGGGCAATTCTATCGCCGGATGTCCCGGTCTTTCGCGACGACGCGGGCCAAGCGCTCGACACGCCCTGGCCTTTGAGTGTGCTGACCTGCGCGGCGCCTTACGCACCCAAGGTCGGCCAGCCGCGTGCGGGAGACCTCCTGGCGCAGCGCATCCAGCGCGTGCTGGCGATCGCCCGGGCCTATGAGTACACTGCATTAGTGCTCGGTGCCTGGGGTTGTGGCGCCTTTCGCCATGATCCAGCGCGCACAGCCCAAGATTTCCGCACCGCGATCGAAACGCACCCAGGGGCATTCGGGCAGATTGTCTTTGCAATTGCGGATTGGTCAACTGAGCGAAGGTTCCTGGGGCCGTTTCGAAACGTGTTTGGGCCGCAAGTTCTGCCCGCAAGCCAAGCAGTCGGCCACGGCAACTTTGGGTGCCATGCAGAGCTTTTTCAGAACGTCCCGGATGCGACTGTGGCGTTTGTGCGCGTCGTGTCGACTTTTTATCCGTTAACTGAAGCTCAACTCGACCGTTACCTAGACCGATTGCAGTTGGACAAAGTTCAGTTAAAGTCGGGGCCGCACGCTGGAATTAACGAAAACAGTTCTTTGAACTTGACTGAGGCGTTGATAGCGCGCTTCGCCATGCGATGGGACTGGTCGGAACTCAGCCAGAATACGAGGCTCCCGTGGAGCGAAGAATTTATTGAACGCTACGCTGATCGTTGGGATTGGCGCATGCTCAGTGCCAACACCGCCTTGCCTTGGAGCGAGGAGTTGCTAGAGCAATATGCGGACAAGTGGGACTGGGATGCTATTTCCGGAAATACCGCGTTGCCGTGGAGCACGAGTCTGCTGGACCGATTGGAGCAAATGAGCAATGGACAATTAGATTGGTGCGCACTTAGCGGAAATACTGGCTTACCTTGGACAGTACCGCTTCTTGATCGCTTTTGCGCTCATTGGGGGTTTAGTGGTTACGGAGACGGATATGGCTGGCATGCACTGAGCCAAAACCCCGCTTTGCCGTGGGACGAAGCATTGATTGATCGCTATTCGAGGTATTGGCTTTTTGAGGAGTATCTATTTGAAAATCCGTCCATACCCTGGAGCGAAGCTCTGCTTGAACGCTACGCGGATCAGTGGGATTGGGATGAAATCACGTCCAGGAATCCCTTGCCATGGCAGGAAGGGTTGATTGAGCGCTTTGCAGACCGTTGGAATTGGAGCGATCTTAGCAAAGAAGGCAAGTTGCCCTGGAGCGAAGGATTACTTGAGCGATATGCGGATCGTTGGGACTGGAGCGCTCTCAGCGGGAATCATTCACTTCCCTGGAATGACGGATTACTTGAGCGCTATGCCGATCATTGGAACTGGAGTGCACTGAGCGGAAATTTAAGACTGCCCTGGAGCGAAGGATTACTTGAGCGTTATGCGGATCGTTGGGACTGGAACGCTCTCGGCGGAAATCATTCACTTCCCTGGAATAAAGGATTACTTGAAGGTTATGCTAATCGTTGGAACTGGAGCGCGCTCAGCAGCAATCGTGGCCTCACATGGAGCAGGAAGCTGCTTGATTGCTATCAGGATCGGTGGAGTTGGCTAGCACTTAGCGGCAATTCTGCAGTTCCCTGGAGCGATGAGGTCCTTGAGCCCTACGCAGACCGTTGGAACTGGAAGGAACTTAGTGGGAATCCTGGATTGACTTGGAGCGAAGCGCTTCTGGCTAGTTATTCGGACCGGTGGGATTGGGATATCTTAAGCGGGAATGCGACTCTGCCCTGGAGCGAGATACTTCTTGGGCGGTTTAAAGAGTATTGGAACTGGGACATACTTTCAGATAATCCAAATTTGCCTTGGAGTGAGAGGCTACTTGAGTGCTTCGCAGATCGCTGGAACTGGGAACTCATGGACAAGCATCTGGCCCGCCTGCTGTTGGGTTGGCCCGAGAGCCTCATCTGCAAGGTTTTGGATAACGCACCGGTTCGAAATCCGGTAGACAAAGAATTAGATTTATTTGGCCAGTATCGCGACGCTGCGGAGAAAGGACAAGCGGATGCACAGTGCAAACTGGGCCATTTTTACTTAACGGGCCAAGGCGCAGCGGCGAACGAAGCGTGCGCCGCCGACTGGTTTAGGAAGGCGGCTGAACAGGGAGATGCAGAGGCACAATTTCAATTATTTGACTTGCTCGCCGACAGTGAAGCCTATAGCTGGCTCAGGAAAGCCGCTAAACAGGGCCATTCCGAAGCGCAGTATCGGTTGGCCGAAAATTATGATTTAGAAGGTACTTTGGAGGCAGAGTGTCGCAGTAGGAAGGGAGAGCATGAGGGGCTATTGGCAGAAGGGGACGATATAGACGTGCTCAGAAGCCTAATTTTTAATGACGGGCGAGAAATGCAGTGGGATGATTCTCAAGCGGTTAATTGGTACAGAAAGGCTGCCGAACAGGGGCACGCGGAAGCCCAATGCCGTTTAGCTGAAATGCTTGAGAGCGGCAAAGGGGTAAAGCAAAACTTTACTGAAGCTTCTGAATGGTACATCAGGGCTGATGAGCAAGGCTTTGAGAAAGCAAAACCTGGAAGGAGTCGGATGCAGCATATCGTGTCTTGCCGCGCGGCGGCCGAACGTGGAAATGCAGAGGCGCAGTTCACACTCGGCGAGATTTACTTGTCTGAAGAAATCGTCGAGTACGATCTTGATGTAGCTGTCTATTGGTTTTGTAAGGCTGCGGACCAGCGACACTCAAAGGCGGGATTAAAGCTCGTTGAAATGTATGAGAGTGGGGAAACGGCAGATCAGGTTGTGGCGGCAGCCATTGCCTGGTATCGAGAAGCAGCTCGACAAGGGAGCCCCGATGCGCAATTCAAACTGGCGGAAATGTGTGAGACCGGCATCGGTGTGGAGCGTGATATTGACACAGCGCTCCTTTGGTACCAGAAGGCGGCAGAGCAAAGACACATGGATGCAGCATTTAGGATTGGAGAGTTGTACGAAAGTGGTCAAGGCGTTGAGCCTGACTGTAGCAAGGCATTGAGTTGGTACCGAAAGTCCGCTAGAGATGGACATTGCAGCGCGCCACATAAACTTGGTCAGATGTACGAGAATGGCTACGGCGTTAAGCAGGACTTCCAGGAAGCCGTTGCTTGGTACCGCAGAGGTGCTGAACAGGGGCATTGTGATGATCAGTTCTGTTTAGGAAAAATGTACGAGGACGGTCGAGGGGTTTCGCAGAATTTGGCTAAAGCCTTCGCTTGGTATCGCAAAGCTGCGTCTGACGGACACCATGGATCTCCCGCAGCCAAGTATCGATTGGGACTCATGTATGAGGCTGGTCGAGGTGTAAAACAGGATCTCTTTCAAGCCCGCGCTAGGTTCTATAGCGCAGCTTGGCGTGGACATCAAGAAGCTGAGTTCAAGCTCGGGGGGATGTACGAGGCTGGCCAAGGTGGAAGTCAGGACTTTGAAGAGGCCGCTGAGTACTATCGCCGAGCCGCTACGAAAGGTCATATTAAAGCTCAGGTCCGATTGGCAGAACTGTGTGCTAGCGGTCTGTGCTCAGAGTGTGATCGCGATTACTAG
- a CDS encoding DUF6717 family protein has translation MPNAIMVIHPYLDGGVWVFDDPDAGLVKEPFVSGADDIIDKMVAKLPDARLGFHLYFSAAPFPGYQLELIWQREEYDGNWYRSEVLDMEGWLCPALFKYFEKAPERIYAQFRAQ, from the coding sequence ATGCCGAATGCCATCATGGTCATCCACCCCTACCTTGACGGCGGCGTCTGGGTGTTTGACGACCCTGACGCCGGCTTGGTCAAGGAGCCCTTCGTCTCCGGTGCCGATGACATCATCGACAAGATGGTGGCCAAGTTGCCCGATGCGCGTCTTGGCTTCCATCTGTATTTCTCAGCAGCCCCTTTCCCGGGCTATCAGCTCGAGTTGATATGGCAGCGAGAGGAATACGACGGCAACTGGTATCGCAGCGAGGTACTGGACATGGAAGGCTGGCTCTGTCCGGCCTTGTTCAAGTATTTCGAGAAGGCGCCGGAGCGGATCTACGCCCAGTTCAGGGCACAGTGA
- a CDS encoding UPF0175 family protein — protein MSNTLTIELPVAGLPSAAELPANFADEVRFLIATNLFEQDRISSGKAGRLCGMGRVEFLLAASRSDVPVVDLRGDELAEEFS, from the coding sequence ATGTCCAACACACTGACCATCGAACTGCCGGTCGCGGGGCTGCCCTCGGCGGCAGAATTGCCGGCGAACTTCGCTGACGAAGTGCGTTTCCTGATCGCCACTAACCTGTTTGAGCAAGACCGTATTTCCTCCGGAAAAGCCGGTCGTCTGTGTGGTATGGGGCGGGTTGAATTCTTGCTCGCTGCCAGTCGGTCCGACGTTCCGGTGGTCGATCTGCGCGGCGATGAACTGGCCGAAGAGTTTTCTTGA